From Pseudomonas sp. G.S.17, the proteins below share one genomic window:
- a CDS encoding fumarylacetoacetate hydrolase family protein — translation MQALQLTIGNTLPDDWQRATLVGRVWLPGELGGPAVVVLRDGEVIDCTARFPTLSQLLDNEAPLQAVRDAIGTSLGTIEALLANSGELRDPSKPSLLAPADLQVIKAAGVTFAASMIERVIEEKAGGDAQRAEQIRGLVQNVIGDNLRDLRPGSPEASRLKQVLIEQKMWSQYLEVGIGPDAEIFTKAPLLAAVGSGSAIGIHPESSWNNPEPEVVLAVDSRGRIHGATLGNDVNLRDVEGRSALLLSKAKDNNASCALGPFIRLFDEHFSLDDVRRCEVALRVEGNDDYVLNGSSSMSQISRDPADLAAQTLNTNHQYPDGFVLFLGTLFAPTDDRDSPGQGFTHKEGDLVSISSASLGTLHNRVTGSHQAPPWTFGVGALMKNLAQRGLLN, via the coding sequence ATGCAAGCGCTGCAATTGACGATTGGAAACACCCTGCCCGACGACTGGCAACGCGCGACGCTGGTCGGTCGCGTGTGGCTGCCGGGCGAGCTCGGCGGTCCGGCCGTGGTGGTGCTGCGTGACGGTGAAGTCATCGACTGCACTGCACGCTTCCCGACCTTGAGCCAACTGCTGGACAACGAAGCTCCGCTGCAGGCGGTACGCGACGCCATTGGCACCTCGCTGGGCACGATAGAAGCGCTGCTGGCCAACAGCGGCGAGCTGCGCGATCCGTCGAAGCCCAGCCTGTTGGCACCGGCGGACCTGCAAGTCATCAAGGCCGCCGGCGTGACGTTCGCCGCCAGCATGATCGAACGGGTCATCGAAGAGAAAGCCGGCGGCGACGCGCAGCGTGCCGAGCAGATCCGTGGCCTGGTGCAGAACGTGATCGGCGACAACCTGCGTGACCTGCGTCCCGGTTCCCCGGAGGCGTCGCGTCTCAAGCAGGTCCTGATCGAGCAGAAAATGTGGTCGCAGTATCTGGAAGTCGGCATCGGCCCGGACGCTGAAATCTTCACCAAGGCGCCGCTGCTGGCGGCCGTGGGCAGCGGCAGCGCCATCGGAATTCATCCCGAGTCGAGCTGGAACAACCCGGAACCGGAAGTGGTGCTGGCCGTGGATAGCCGAGGTCGCATTCACGGCGCGACCCTGGGCAACGACGTCAACCTGCGCGACGTCGAAGGCCGCAGCGCGTTACTGCTGAGCAAGGCCAAGGACAACAACGCTTCCTGCGCATTGGGGCCGTTCATTCGCCTGTTCGACGAACATTTCAGCCTTGACGATGTGCGGCGCTGTGAAGTGGCCCTGCGGGTCGAAGGCAACGACGACTACGTGCTCAACGGCAGCAGTTCCATGAGTCAGATCAGCCGTGATCCGGCAGATCTCGCCGCGCAGACCCTCAATACCAACCACCAGTACCCGGACGGCTTCGTGCTGTTCCTCGGCACACTGTTCGCTCCAACCGATGACCGAGATTCACCCGGCCAGGGTTTCACCCACAAGGAAGGGGATCTGGTAAGCATTTCATCCGCGTCATTGGGCACCCTGCACAATCGCGTGACGGGCAGCCATCAAGCACCACCCTGGACGTTCGGCGTCGGTGCACTGATGAAAAATCTGGCGCAACGCGGCTTGCTGAATTAG
- a CDS encoding DUF3079 domain-containing protein, whose product MAKNFPANPPHPERICWGCDQYCPAKSLACGNGSDRTMHPAELFGEDWDVPGDWGLDKLIVSDKATDKGV is encoded by the coding sequence ATGGCCAAGAACTTTCCCGCCAACCCCCCGCACCCCGAACGGATCTGTTGGGGATGCGACCAGTATTGTCCGGCCAAGTCCCTCGCGTGTGGAAATGGCTCCGACCGGACCATGCACCCCGCCGAGCTGTTCGGTGAAGATTGGGACGTGCCCGGCGACTGGGGTTTAGACAAACTCATAGTCAGCGACAAGGCCACGGATAAAGGGGTGTAG
- a CDS encoding iron transporter produces the protein MRTHLSLALLLLAPLAHAKEYPIGEPQLCQGLEVGAVYLQPIEMAPAGMMRATADSDVHLEADIRATADNRQGFQEGSFVPYLNVSFNLKKAGNPEELKGDFHAMVANDGPHYGDNMKLLGPGKYQLTFTVLPPAGHGSLGRHTDKETGVAPWFERCELHYEFIYAGIGKKGGY, from the coding sequence ATGCGTACCCACCTCTCACTCGCCCTGCTCCTGCTTGCACCCTTGGCTCACGCAAAGGAATACCCGATTGGGGAACCACAGCTGTGTCAGGGGCTGGAGGTCGGGGCGGTGTATCTGCAACCGATCGAGATGGCACCGGCTGGCATGATGCGTGCCACGGCCGATTCCGATGTCCATCTGGAGGCCGACATTCGGGCCACTGCCGACAATCGGCAGGGCTTTCAGGAAGGCAGTTTCGTGCCTTACCTCAATGTCTCGTTCAACTTGAAAAAAGCCGGCAACCCGGAAGAACTCAAGGGCGACTTCCATGCCATGGTCGCCAATGACGGCCCGCACTACGGCGACAACATGAAGCTGCTGGGGCCAGGCAAATATCAACTGACCTTCACCGTCCTGCCACCGGCCGGGCACGGTTCCCTCGGACGTCATACCGACAAGGAAACCGGTGTAGCGCCCTGGTTCGAACGCTGCGAACTGCACTACGAATTCATCTATGCCGGGATTGGTAAAAAAGGCGGCTATTGA
- a CDS encoding cupredoxin domain-containing protein, which produces MKRLPLAWLMLAGAVAPLTVHAELPTYELILRDGHFTPALLEVPAGQRFKIVLRNEGQGPAEFESTPLRVEKVLSPGVTTFVVIHPLRPGHYPFFDEFNPQLPEGGILAR; this is translated from the coding sequence ATGAAGCGCCTGCCGCTTGCCTGGCTGATGCTCGCCGGAGCCGTTGCGCCGTTGACCGTCCATGCCGAACTACCGACCTACGAACTGATCCTGCGCGATGGCCACTTCACTCCCGCCTTGCTGGAGGTACCGGCCGGGCAGCGTTTCAAGATCGTCCTGAGAAACGAGGGTCAAGGGCCGGCCGAGTTCGAGAGCACGCCGTTGCGGGTTGAAAAAGTACTGTCGCCGGGTGTCACCACCTTCGTCGTCATTCACCCGCTCAGGCCCGGCCACTATCCCTTTTTCGACGAGTTCAATCCGCAACTGCCCGAGGGCGGCATCCTCGCCAGATAA
- a CDS encoding FTR1 family protein — MNQSMFIVWRESVEALLVIGILQAWASQQDQGNRLVKFLWGGVMLGLLLSGLLAVLILFAGEAMSGSASEWFQAALALIASLLMVQMVGWMHRHGRTLKHDLRRHADSHLARRGGLGLLVLAMLAVSREGSETVVFLYGAGARLRGPELALFAVGGAFGLVLSALTIGLLHSSRRFISWQRFFAISEIILLMLGAALLVSASERINGQLLALDVPEWVYSLVGEALWDSSALLSDSHGLGSFLASFAGYRATPSGMTLLVWVGYWLVVGGWLRQRTAENLPCPT, encoded by the coding sequence ATGAATCAATCAATGTTCATCGTCTGGCGCGAAAGCGTCGAGGCGCTGCTGGTGATCGGCATTCTCCAGGCCTGGGCCAGCCAGCAAGACCAGGGCAATCGGCTGGTCAAATTCCTGTGGGGCGGTGTGATGCTGGGGCTGCTGCTCTCGGGCCTGCTCGCGGTGCTGATTCTGTTTGCCGGTGAGGCCATGAGCGGCTCGGCCAGTGAATGGTTCCAGGCCGCACTGGCGCTGATTGCCAGTCTGCTGATGGTACAAATGGTGGGCTGGATGCATCGCCATGGGCGCACGCTCAAACATGATTTGCGACGCCACGCCGACAGCCATCTGGCCCGTCGCGGCGGCCTTGGCCTGTTAGTGTTGGCGATGCTCGCCGTCAGCCGCGAAGGCAGCGAGACCGTGGTATTCCTCTACGGTGCCGGCGCACGTTTGCGCGGCCCGGAGCTGGCCTTGTTCGCCGTCGGTGGCGCATTCGGACTGGTGCTGTCGGCGCTCACCATCGGCCTGTTGCACAGCAGTCGCCGCTTCATTTCCTGGCAGCGCTTCTTTGCAATCAGCGAAATCATCCTGCTGATGCTTGGCGCGGCACTGCTGGTCAGCGCCAGCGAGCGCATCAACGGCCAATTGTTGGCCCTGGATGTGCCGGAGTGGGTTTATAGCCTCGTTGGCGAGGCGCTTTGGGACAGCAGCGCACTGTTGAGCGACAGCCATGGATTGGGGAGTTTTCTTGCCAGTTTTGCCGGTTATCGGGCAACCCCCAGTGGCATGACATTGCTGGTGTGGGTCGGTTACTGGCTGGTCGTCGGCGGCTGGCTACGGCAACGCACTGCGGAAAACCTGCCATGCCCGACCTGA
- a CDS encoding 4Fe-4S binding protein: MPDLSWGNRWLQRVGDGMRRHARLIRAVQWVVVVFYALLLVIPALLPLPDSQARMLDNLTLFAQFLFWGLWWPFVLLSMVLFGRLWCGVLCPEGSLSEWASQYGKGLGVPRWLRWGGWPTLAFCLTTLYGQLISVYDYAQAALLILGGSTVAAVGVGLLFARGKRVWCRYLCPVSGVFALLARLAPVHFQVDEQRWMENAAPRLPPPNCAPLLDIRRLRGASDCHACGRCSGQRGAVQLIARSSNQEILHATAQTLSRWESRLLLFGVIGLAMGAFQWTVSPWFIALKQTLAQWLVEHDQFWALQDDAPWWLLTHYPQLNDSFSWLDGFSIVVYLSLSSLLLGTALLILLRVTARLAKDPALYWPMALTLTPLGGAGLFLGLSATTVKLLRYEGLLLEWVQPARACLLMAAMGWSLLLGCKRLNRESIGLARHLSGGVCLLLANGMIGLGWWLQFWGWA, translated from the coding sequence ATGCCCGACCTGAGCTGGGGCAATCGATGGTTGCAGCGCGTGGGGGACGGCATGCGCCGCCACGCGCGCCTCATTCGCGCCGTGCAGTGGGTCGTCGTAGTTTTTTATGCGCTGCTGTTGGTGATCCCCGCCCTGTTGCCGCTGCCGGACAGCCAGGCGCGGATGCTCGACAACCTGACTTTGTTCGCGCAGTTTTTGTTCTGGGGGCTCTGGTGGCCGTTCGTGCTGCTGTCGATGGTGTTGTTCGGGCGGCTCTGGTGCGGCGTTCTCTGTCCGGAAGGTTCCCTGAGTGAATGGGCCAGCCAGTACGGTAAAGGTCTGGGCGTGCCGCGCTGGTTGCGCTGGGGCGGCTGGCCGACTCTGGCGTTCTGCCTGACCACCCTTTATGGCCAGTTGATCAGCGTTTATGACTACGCCCAGGCAGCGTTATTGATTCTTGGCGGCTCGACCGTCGCGGCGGTCGGCGTCGGCCTGCTGTTTGCCCGGGGCAAACGGGTCTGGTGCCGTTACCTGTGCCCGGTCAGCGGGGTCTTCGCCCTGCTCGCCCGCCTGGCACCCGTGCATTTTCAGGTCGATGAACAGCGCTGGATGGAAAACGCCGCGCCACGCCTGCCGCCGCCCAACTGCGCGCCGCTGCTGGATATTCGCCGCCTGCGGGGCGCCAGTGATTGCCACGCCTGCGGACGCTGCAGCGGGCAACGCGGCGCGGTCCAACTGATCGCTCGTTCCAGCAACCAGGAGATTCTTCACGCGACGGCGCAAACGCTGTCGCGCTGGGAGTCTCGGTTACTGCTGTTTGGCGTGATCGGCCTGGCCATGGGTGCGTTTCAGTGGACAGTCAGCCCTTGGTTCATCGCTCTCAAACAAACCCTCGCCCAATGGCTGGTCGAACACGATCAGTTCTGGGCGTTGCAGGATGACGCGCCGTGGTGGTTGCTCACCCATTACCCGCAGCTCAATGACAGCTTCAGCTGGCTGGACGGTTTCAGCATTGTGGTTTATCTGAGCCTGAGTTCGCTGCTCCTCGGCACCGCATTGCTGATCCTGCTGCGGGTGACGGCGCGCCTGGCGAAGGACCCTGCACTGTATTGGCCCATGGCGTTGACGCTCACGCCCCTGGGTGGTGCAGGATTATTTCTCGGGCTGTCGGCCACAACCGTGAAATTGCTGCGCTATGAAGGGCTGCTGCTGGAGTGGGTCCAACCGGCCCGGGCCTGCCTGTTGATGGCGGCGATGGGTTGGAGCCTGCTGTTGGGCTGCAAACGCCTGAACCGCGAAAGCATTGGCCTGGCGCGGCACCTGTCCGGCGGCGTTTGCCTGTTACTCGCCAACGGCATGATTGGATTGGGCTGGTGGTTGCAATTCTGGGGTTGGGCCTGA
- a CDS encoding anaerobic ribonucleoside-triphosphate reductase activating protein, with protein MSRMLRVGGMVPLTTIDYPGQLACVLFCQGCAWRCRYCHNPQLIPPRGADEVEWRQVLGFLQRRQGLLDAVVFSGGEPTLQDSLPDAMAEVRAMGFRVGLHSAGIKPAAFAKALTGADWVGFDVKALPEDCQAITRVAGSGTANWRSLEHLLDSGVDYECRTTVHWHLFKPERLLILARRLNELGVKHFAVQLVRTERMCDPLLPSVSAQALLPDLWGAMRELFPAFVLRE; from the coding sequence ATGAGTCGAATGCTGCGGGTCGGGGGCATGGTGCCCCTGACCACTATCGACTATCCGGGACAGCTGGCCTGCGTATTGTTTTGCCAGGGTTGCGCCTGGCGTTGTCGTTACTGCCATAACCCGCAGTTAATCCCGCCGCGCGGCGCGGACGAAGTGGAGTGGCGCCAGGTACTGGGCTTTTTGCAGCGTCGGCAGGGCCTGCTGGATGCCGTGGTCTTCAGCGGCGGTGAGCCGACCCTGCAAGACAGTTTGCCCGACGCCATGGCCGAAGTGCGGGCGATGGGTTTTCGCGTTGGCCTGCACAGCGCCGGGATCAAGCCGGCGGCGTTCGCCAAGGCACTGACCGGCGCTGATTGGGTCGGCTTCGATGTCAAGGCGCTGCCCGAGGATTGTCAGGCCATCACTCGGGTCGCAGGGAGTGGCACGGCCAATTGGCGCAGCCTCGAACATCTGCTGGACAGTGGCGTCGACTATGAATGCCGCACCACCGTGCATTGGCATCTGTTCAAACCCGAACGGCTGTTGATCCTGGCGCGGCGCTTGAACGAACTCGGCGTCAAACACTTTGCCGTGCAATTGGTTCGCACCGAACGAATGTGCGACCCGCTGTTGCCGAGCGTTTCGGCACAAGCCTTGCTGCCCGATCTTTGGGGAGCGATGCGCGAGCTGTTTCCAGCCTTCGTGTTACGGGAATAA
- the nrdD gene encoding anaerobic ribonucleoside-triphosphate reductase — protein MTASQTLPQAQRQRCEVWTRVMGYHRPVSAFNPGKQSEHRERVHFTESAALAGRK, from the coding sequence ATGACTGCATCGCAAACACTGCCCCAGGCGCAACGTCAACGCTGCGAAGTCTGGACCCGGGTGATGGGCTATCACCGCCCGGTATCGGCGTTCAATCCGGGCAAACAATCCGAGCACCGCGAGCGGGTGCATTTCACTGAAAGCGCGGCGCTGGCCGGGCGCAAATGA
- a CDS encoding ribonucleoside triphosphate reductase, translating to MQSTLISLGSNRLHKRDGNLVAFDADKIRQALIAAGKATGEFAELEAEALLHAVLARLEGLPRLHVEQIQDRVERVLMDAGFFLAMRAYIVYREQHGRLRRDRRTLVEVATSMNEYLDREDWRVQANANQGYSLGGLVLNVSGKVTANYWLDEVYSEAIGQAHREADLHVHDLDMLAGYCAGWSLRTLLHEGLNGVPGRVEAGPPKHLSSALGQMVNFLGTLQNEWAGAQAFSSFDTYLAPYVRKDQLSYPEVRQAIQEFIYNLNVPSRWGTQTPFTNLTFDWVCPQDLREQIPIIGGEEMPFAYGDLQVEMDVLNRAYIEVMQAGDAKGRVFTFPIPTYNITHDFPWDSENADRLFEMTARYGLPYFQNFLNSDLQPNQVRSMCCRLQLDVRELLKRGGGLFGSAEQTGSLGVVTINCARLGYVFKGDTSGLLKRLDTLMELAMESLEVKRKVIQHHMDAGLYPYTKRYLGTLRNHFSTIGLNGLHEMLRNFTGDEEGMHTEHGRKFALNLLDHVRATLLRFQEETGHMYNLEATPAEGTTYRFAKEDLKRYPDILQAGSTAAPYYTNSSQLPVGYTDDPFEALELQDELQCKYTGGTVLHLYMAERISSTEACKQLVRKALGRFRLPYLTVTPTFSICPVHGYLDGEHEFCPKCDEVLLLKEQKAGLVH from the coding sequence ATGCAGAGCACGCTGATCTCACTGGGGTCGAACCGTTTGCACAAGCGCGATGGCAATCTGGTCGCCTTCGATGCGGACAAAATCCGTCAGGCGTTGATCGCCGCTGGCAAGGCAACCGGGGAGTTTGCCGAGCTTGAAGCCGAAGCCTTGCTCCATGCCGTGTTGGCCCGCCTGGAAGGGCTGCCCAGGCTGCATGTCGAACAAATCCAGGATCGGGTGGAAAGGGTCTTGATGGACGCCGGTTTTTTCCTCGCGATGCGTGCCTACATCGTCTATCGCGAACAGCACGGACGTCTGCGCCGCGACCGCCGCACCCTGGTCGAAGTCGCGACCTCGATGAACGAATACCTGGATCGCGAAGACTGGCGGGTCCAGGCCAACGCCAATCAGGGCTACTCCCTGGGCGGGCTGGTGCTGAACGTATCGGGCAAGGTTACCGCCAATTACTGGCTGGACGAGGTGTACAGCGAGGCCATTGGTCAGGCGCACCGCGAGGCGGATCTGCACGTGCACGATCTGGATATGCTCGCCGGTTATTGCGCGGGCTGGTCGCTGCGAACTCTGCTGCACGAAGGGCTCAACGGTGTGCCGGGGCGGGTCGAAGCCGGGCCACCGAAGCACCTGAGCAGTGCCCTGGGGCAGATGGTGAATTTCCTCGGCACGCTACAGAATGAATGGGCCGGCGCTCAGGCGTTCAGCTCGTTCGATACCTATCTGGCGCCCTACGTGCGCAAGGACCAGCTGAGTTATCCAGAGGTGCGCCAGGCGATCCAGGAGTTCATCTACAACCTCAATGTGCCGTCGCGCTGGGGCACTCAGACGCCGTTCACCAACCTGACGTTTGACTGGGTATGCCCGCAGGATCTGCGCGAGCAGATCCCCATCATCGGCGGTGAGGAAATGCCATTTGCCTATGGCGACCTGCAAGTCGAAATGGATGTGCTCAACCGCGCCTATATCGAGGTGATGCAGGCTGGCGACGCGAAAGGGCGTGTGTTCACCTTTCCGATCCCGACCTACAACATCACCCATGACTTTCCCTGGGACAGCGAAAACGCTGACCGCCTGTTCGAGATGACGGCGCGTTACGGCTTGCCGTATTTCCAGAACTTCCTCAATTCGGATTTGCAACCCAATCAGGTGCGCTCGATGTGCTGCCGGTTGCAGCTGGATGTGCGCGAGCTGCTCAAGCGCGGCGGCGGTTTGTTCGGCTCGGCGGAACAGACCGGCTCGCTCGGCGTGGTGACCATCAACTGTGCGCGTCTGGGCTATGTGTTCAAAGGCGATACCAGCGGGTTACTCAAGCGTCTGGACACGCTGATGGAACTGGCGATGGAGAGCCTGGAGGTCAAGCGCAAGGTGATCCAGCACCATATGGACGCCGGTTTGTACCCGTACACCAAGCGGTATCTGGGCACCTTGCGCAATCATTTTTCCACCATCGGGCTCAATGGCCTGCATGAAATGCTGCGCAATTTCACCGGCGACGAGGAGGGCATGCACACCGAACATGGCCGCAAATTCGCCCTGAATCTGCTGGACCATGTGCGCGCCACGTTGCTGCGCTTTCAGGAAGAAACCGGCCACATGTACAACCTGGAAGCGACGCCCGCCGAGGGCACGACCTACCGTTTTGCCAAGGAAGACCTCAAGCGCTACCCCGACATTCTTCAGGCCGGGAGCACGGCGGCGCCGTATTACACCAACTCCTCGCAACTGCCGGTGGGCTACACCGACGACCCCTTCGAGGCCCTGGAACTTCAGGATGAACTGCAATGCAAATACACCGGCGGCACCGTCCTGCATCTGTATATGGCCGAGCGGATTTCCTCCACCGAAGCCTGCAAGCAACTGGTGCGCAAAGCCCTGGGGCGCTTCCGCCTGCCTTACCTGACCGTGACCCCGACATTCTCGATCTGCCCGGTGCACGGCTACCTCGATGGTGAGCATGAGTTTTGCCCAAAATGCGACGAAGTGCTGCTGCTCAAAGAACAGAAAGCCGGCCTCGTTCACTGA
- the moaA gene encoding GTP 3',8-cyclase MoaA: MNAVMQDGFGRQIDYLRMSVTDRCDFRCVYCMAKNMTFLPRQQVLTLEELQRLATLFVGLGVRKIRLTGGEPLIRPGIVDLCRNIAALPGLRELVMTSNGSQLGRLARPLVDAGVKRMNISLDSLNGEKFRAITRNGDLDQVLSGIEAARSAGFERIKLNCVVMKGRNFDEVLGLVQYAIDQHIDISFIEEMPLGDVGRSRGESFCSSDEVRALIGSRHRLLDSTENSGGPARYVRLERHPDTRIGFISPNSHNFCGSCNRVRMTVEGKLLLCLGQDDALDLRGLLRRYPLDDQPLIDAVHKALRGKPLRHDFSPEGEVQIVRFMNMSGG, translated from the coding sequence ATGAACGCTGTAATGCAGGATGGTTTTGGCCGCCAGATCGACTATCTGCGGATGTCGGTAACGGACCGTTGTGATTTTCGCTGTGTGTATTGCATGGCGAAAAACATGACCTTCCTGCCGCGTCAGCAGGTGCTGACGCTGGAAGAATTGCAGCGCCTCGCAACGCTGTTCGTCGGCCTGGGCGTACGCAAAATTCGCCTCACTGGCGGCGAACCGCTGATTCGTCCCGGCATTGTCGACCTGTGTCGCAACATCGCGGCGCTGCCTGGGCTGCGTGAACTGGTGATGACCAGCAACGGCTCGCAACTGGGCCGTCTGGCGCGACCGCTGGTGGACGCGGGGGTCAAGCGGATGAACATCAGCCTCGATAGCCTGAACGGGGAGAAGTTTCGCGCGATCACCCGCAACGGCGATCTGGATCAAGTGCTCAGTGGCATCGAAGCGGCGCGCAGCGCGGGGTTCGAACGCATCAAACTCAACTGTGTGGTGATGAAGGGGCGCAACTTCGATGAAGTCCTGGGCCTGGTGCAGTACGCCATCGATCAACACATCGACATCAGTTTCATCGAAGAAATGCCCTTGGGCGACGTGGGTCGTTCACGGGGCGAGTCGTTCTGCTCCAGCGACGAAGTGCGGGCGCTGATCGGCAGTCGTCATCGCTTGCTCGACAGCACCGAAAACAGCGGCGGCCCGGCGCGCTACGTGCGTCTGGAGCGCCATCCCGATACCCGGATCGGTTTCATATCGCCCAACAGTCACAACTTTTGTGGTAGCTGCAACCGGGTGCGAATGACCGTTGAAGGCAAGCTTTTACTCTGTCTGGGCCAGGACGATGCCCTGGATTTACGCGGCCTGCTGCGGCGTTATCCGCTGGATGATCAACCTCTGATCGACGCGGTCCACAAAGCCCTGCGGGGCAAGCCGTTGCGTCACGATTTCAGCCCCGAAGGGGAGGTGCAAATCGTGCGGTTCATGAACATGAGCGGGGGTTGA
- a CDS encoding peptidylprolyl isomerase translates to MSGGCGCGGGNGGSGGCGSSKKAEVVLDIAPAAAVQFEALPLEQAADDAPAQLIASSEQEWPIISVNEVPITSEAMAQELQYHPAQSREEAVYHAARALVIRELLQQRIAELGVSMEIGAGENEEEAATRLLLEREVHVPQCDEETSLRYYENNRGRFHSAPLLAVRHILLECAPDDAEARALAHDQAEVLLQRLEEFPGSFAELAVSYSACPSKAQGGSLGQISKGQTVPELERQLFTLAPGLASKPLESRYGWHVISIDQRIEGMPLPYEVVSTAIRTQLQQGVWQKALVQYLQTLIGAADIRGIHLQGADSPLVQ, encoded by the coding sequence ATGTCAGGTGGATGTGGATGTGGCGGCGGTAATGGGGGCAGCGGTGGCTGCGGTTCTTCAAAAAAAGCGGAAGTGGTTCTCGACATCGCGCCAGCCGCAGCGGTGCAGTTTGAAGCCCTGCCGCTTGAGCAGGCGGCCGATGACGCTCCGGCGCAGTTGATCGCCAGCAGCGAACAGGAATGGCCGATCATCAGCGTCAACGAGGTGCCGATCACCTCGGAGGCAATGGCGCAGGAGCTGCAATACCACCCGGCGCAAAGCCGCGAGGAGGCGGTTTATCACGCCGCCCGGGCCCTGGTGATTCGTGAGCTGTTGCAGCAACGCATTGCCGAGCTCGGCGTGTCGATGGAGATCGGCGCGGGTGAGAACGAAGAAGAGGCAGCCACGCGCTTGTTGCTCGAGCGTGAGGTGCATGTGCCTCAGTGTGACGAGGAAACCAGTCTTCGCTACTACGAAAACAATCGCGGGCGTTTTCACAGCGCGCCATTGCTGGCGGTGCGACACATCCTGCTGGAGTGTGCGCCGGACGATGCCGAGGCCCGTGCCCTGGCCCATGATCAAGCCGAAGTCCTGCTCCAGCGGCTGGAAGAGTTTCCCGGTAGTTTCGCCGAGCTGGCCGTGAGTTATTCGGCCTGCCCGTCGAAGGCTCAGGGCGGTTCGTTGGGGCAGATCAGCAAAGGCCAGACCGTGCCCGAACTGGAGCGTCAGTTGTTCACCCTGGCGCCGGGGCTGGCGAGCAAGCCACTGGAAAGCCGTTATGGCTGGCATGTGATCAGTATCGACCAGCGTATCGAAGGCATGCCATTGCCTTATGAGGTGGTATCCACGGCGATCCGCACGCAGTTGCAGCAAGGCGTCTGGCAAAAAGCCCTGGTGCAATACCTGCAAACCCTGATTGGCGCGGCGGATATTCGTGGCATCCACTTGCAGGGTGCCGATTCACCGCTGGTGCAGTGA
- the narI gene encoding respiratory nitrate reductase subunit gamma: protein MSKWDLLLFGVYPYVALAVCLIGSWARFDLSQYTWRAGSSQMLNQSGMRVASNLFHVGVLFVLAGHFVGLLTPASVYHHLISTENKQLLAMVSGGFFGLLCLIGLLMLVKRRLSDPRVRATSSPSDILILLVLLAQLLLGLLTIVASTAHMDGSVMVMLADWAQNTVLLRPMEAAASIAPVGLTYKLHVFLGLTLFVLFPFTRLVHMISAPIWYLGRRYQIVRQKI, encoded by the coding sequence ATGTCTAAATGGGATCTGTTGTTGTTCGGGGTTTACCCCTATGTGGCCCTGGCGGTTTGCCTGATCGGCAGCTGGGCACGCTTCGATCTGTCGCAGTACACCTGGCGGGCGGGCTCCAGCCAGATGCTCAACCAGAGCGGCATGCGCGTGGCGAGCAACCTGTTTCACGTGGGTGTGTTGTTCGTGCTGGCCGGACACTTCGTCGGCCTGCTGACCCCGGCGTCGGTTTATCACCATCTGATCAGCACTGAGAACAAGCAGTTGCTGGCGATGGTCTCTGGCGGGTTCTTCGGCCTGCTGTGCCTGATCGGTCTGCTGATGCTGGTCAAACGGCGCCTGAGCGATCCTCGGGTCCGCGCCACGTCCAGCCCTTCGGACATCCTGATTCTGCTGGTGCTGCTGGCGCAATTGCTCCTCGGCCTGCTGACCATCGTTGCCTCCACAGCGCATATGGATGGTTCGGTCATGGTGATGCTCGCCGACTGGGCACAGAACACCGTGCTGTTACGGCCGATGGAAGCGGCGGCGTCCATTGCGCCGGTCGGGCTGACTTACAAGCTGCATGTGTTTCTCGGTTTGACCTTGTTCGTGCTGTTCCCCTTCACCCGTCTCGTACACATGATCAGTGCACCGATCTGGTACCTGGGACGTCGTTATCAAATCGTTCGGCAGAAGATCTGA